In Gemmatimonadota bacterium, a single genomic region encodes these proteins:
- a CDS encoding carbohydrate ABC transporter permease, protein MKKLRWLVIIPYFCLATLPLCWLFLTSLKTQEAAISATASLIPSTNENIAPGGLSFSATLDAYRKLATPHTGKAHAFFHYLFNSVIIGLLSTLTSVVLGTGCAYGFSRFRIAGARDWLFFILSTRFLPPLAVVVPVLMMYRVFELPNTHLGLILLYTAFNLSLAVWLMKGFIDEIPRAYEEAALVDGYSPLQAFYKIILPHSATGMAVTAVFCLISAWNEYGFALALNNAEAVTVPVYFAGLQGNIQGIPWPQIAAGVLIFVVPIVIFTVLVRNHLLRGVTFGTIKQ, encoded by the coding sequence GTGAAGAAATTGAGATGGCTCGTCATCATCCCGTATTTTTGTCTCGCCACACTACCCCTGTGCTGGCTCTTTCTCACCTCCCTCAAAACTCAGGAAGCGGCGATCAGCGCCACAGCCTCTCTCATACCATCCACCAATGAAAACATCGCACCCGGAGGCCTGAGTTTCTCAGCCACATTAGACGCCTATCGCAAACTGGCAACACCACACACGGGCAAAGCACACGCATTTTTTCACTACCTCTTCAACAGCGTCATCATCGGTCTGCTCAGCACCCTAACATCTGTCGTCCTCGGAACCGGCTGCGCGTATGGATTTAGCCGATTTCGCATCGCAGGTGCGCGGGACTGGCTATTCTTCATCCTCTCGACCCGCTTCCTGCCCCCGCTCGCCGTCGTGGTCCCCGTACTGATGATGTACCGCGTCTTTGAACTGCCCAACACACACCTGGGCCTCATCCTCCTCTACACGGCATTTAACCTCTCGCTCGCAGTCTGGCTCATGAAGGGATTCATAGACGAAATCCCCCGGGCGTATGAAGAAGCCGCACTCGTCGATGGATACAGCCCACTTCAAGCATTTTACAAAATCATCTTACCCCACTCTGCAACCGGCATGGCTGTTACCGCCGTCTTCTGCCTCATATCCGCCTGGAACGAATACGGTTTCGCGCTCGCGCTCAACAACGCCGAAGCCGTCACCGTACCCGTGTATTTTGCCGGGCTTCAGGGCAACATCCAGGGCATCCCCTGGCCGCAGATTGCCGCGGGCGTCCTCATCTTTGTCGTGCCAATAGTAATCTTCACAGTACTCGTCCGCAATCATCTGCTGCGGGGCGTGACATTTGGAACAATTAAACAGTAA